In Pseudobdellovibrionaceae bacterium, the following proteins share a genomic window:
- a CDS encoding glycosyltransferase family 4 protein: protein MMRILHLGTEKTWRGGENQIRLLIEGLKAKYHAENWVAYPQGSPAMERFAKICPVLPLPSSSSGDLRSVMQLAKWVKDNQIHIIDAHSSGAHSLALWVKKFCPAVKVVVHRRVDNPIKDRWSTRRKYSSDEVDRFVAISYFIGQMLVEYGLPQERVSVVRSAVDHRPYEGLNRKECASKWRRQLEIDESLFLFGSASALSEQKAPDILVQSLALLRDQSQAKVGFHCVFAGVGDMKDELLKLTKKLELENYVTFAGFVDDIPELLSALDCLVLPSRNEGLGTLVLEAMLAGTPVVGCSVGGIPEMVHQEETGLLVPPENPEALAQAMARMMSEPALREKSVEAARKLVRAQFSLDSMVEGNWAVYQHVVK from the coding sequence ATGATGCGTATTCTCCATTTAGGGACGGAAAAAACCTGGCGCGGGGGCGAAAACCAAATCCGCCTACTCATTGAGGGCCTCAAGGCCAAATACCATGCCGAAAACTGGGTGGCCTACCCCCAGGGAAGCCCGGCCATGGAGAGGTTTGCCAAGATTTGCCCGGTTCTTCCCCTACCCTCTTCCAGCTCTGGCGACCTCAGGTCTGTCATGCAATTGGCCAAGTGGGTCAAAGACAACCAGATTCATATTATCGATGCCCATTCCAGCGGTGCTCACTCTTTAGCACTTTGGGTAAAGAAGTTTTGTCCCGCCGTTAAGGTGGTTGTCCACAGGCGTGTGGATAACCCCATCAAAGACCGCTGGTCCACGCGACGCAAGTACAGCAGTGATGAGGTTGATCGCTTTGTGGCCATTTCCTATTTCATTGGCCAGATGCTTGTGGAGTACGGCCTTCCCCAGGAAAGGGTCTCCGTGGTGCGAAGTGCGGTGGATCACCGGCCCTATGAAGGCCTCAACCGCAAAGAGTGCGCCAGCAAGTGGCGACGCCAGTTGGAGATTGATGAGAGTTTGTTTTTGTTTGGCAGTGCCTCGGCCCTGAGTGAACAAAAGGCTCCCGATATTCTCGTCCAGTCCCTGGCCCTGCTGCGGGATCAGAGCCAAGCCAAAGTGGGTTTTCACTGCGTGTTTGCCGGTGTTGGCGATATGAAGGACGAGTTGCTGAAGCTGACCAAAAAACTGGAGCTGGAGAATTACGTGACCTTTGCGGGCTTCGTGGACGACATTCCGGAACTCCTCAGCGCTTTGGACTGTTTGGTCCTCCCCTCTCGCAACGAGGGCTTGGGAACGCTTGTTCTTGAAGCCATGTTGGCTGGAACCCCTGTTGTGGGCTGTAGCGTGGGTGGCATTCCCGAGATGGTCCATCAAGAGGAGACGGGATTACTCGTACCACCGGAAAATCCCGAAGCCTTGGCCCAGGCCATGGCCCGCATGATGTCCGAGCCTGCCCTGAGAGAAAAGTCTGTTGAGGCTGCCCGCAAACTGGTGCGCGCCCAGTTCTCTTTGGATTCCATGGTCGAAGGCAACTGGGCCGTCTATCAACATGTGGTGAAGTGA